A genomic stretch from Caballeronia sp. LZ062 includes:
- a CDS encoding LysR family transcriptional regulator yields the protein MDRLQAMQVFTRVVDTNSFSRAADTLNLPRASVTTIIQNLEAFLNVRLLQRTTRRLNLTPDGAAYYERCVRILADIEEAESTFSNNGKGPHGKLRVDMPGAIGRLIVMPQLCDFHTRYPDIELMMGFGDKPVDLIQEGVDCVIRVGTLQDSSLVARRIGVFQGVTVASPQYLERHGTPRTLDDLQNHTAVNYFSSRTGRIMDMDFVVDDETIEVKMRGMIAVNDAEAYLSCGLKGVGIVQVARFMALPYLRSGELVEVLPQWNPLPMPISAVYPHNRHLSPKVRVFVDWVAELFERCPLLQGQRDAEERCLPTSTASPMIVRHGTPEVAGTADVVV from the coding sequence ATGGATCGGCTACAAGCAATGCAGGTCTTTACCCGCGTCGTCGACACGAATAGCTTTTCGCGGGCGGCGGATACGCTGAATCTGCCGCGCGCTTCGGTGACGACGATCATTCAAAACCTGGAAGCGTTTCTCAACGTGCGTCTGCTTCAGCGCACGACGCGCAGGCTCAATCTCACGCCCGACGGCGCCGCGTATTACGAGCGTTGCGTGCGCATTCTCGCGGACATCGAAGAAGCGGAGAGCACCTTCTCGAATAACGGCAAAGGTCCGCACGGCAAGTTGCGCGTGGACATGCCCGGCGCAATCGGGCGTCTCATCGTCATGCCGCAGCTATGCGATTTCCACACGCGCTACCCGGATATCGAGTTGATGATGGGTTTCGGCGACAAGCCCGTGGATCTCATTCAGGAAGGCGTCGATTGCGTGATTCGCGTGGGCACGCTGCAGGATTCGAGTCTTGTGGCGCGGCGCATCGGCGTGTTTCAGGGCGTGACGGTGGCAAGCCCGCAATATCTCGAACGTCATGGCACGCCCCGAACGCTCGATGATTTGCAAAACCATACGGCAGTGAATTATTTCTCGAGCCGCACGGGCCGCATCATGGACATGGACTTCGTCGTGGACGATGAAACCATCGAAGTGAAGATGCGCGGCATGATCGCGGTGAACGATGCCGAAGCGTATCTGAGTTGCGGGCTGAAGGGCGTCGGCATCGTGCAGGTAGCGCGTTTCATGGCGCTGCCTTATCTGCGCTCGGGCGAGCTGGTCGAAGTGCTGCCGCAATGGAATCCGCTGCCGATGCCTATTTCCGCGGTCTATCCGCACAATCGGCATTTGTCGCCGAAAGTGCGTGTCTTTGTCGATTGGGTGGCGGAGCTGTTCGAGCGTTGCCCGCTGCTGCAAGGCCAGAGAGATGCGGAAGAGCGTTGCCTGCCGACGAGCACCGCATCGCCGATGATCGTGCGTCACGGCACGCCCGAAGTGGCAGGCACGGCGGACGTCGTCGTCTAA
- a CDS encoding DUF4148 domain-containing protein translates to MKSYLIKSLSLAAVSVVISSTAFADGGQGIGRAGTYLTPTQTTSSASEAPKTRAQVRAELAAAYSNGSLPALNRNTYPSRSMWGDAVAAQAEAHNRAIVEYANGSPAQNNVAAR, encoded by the coding sequence ATGAAAAGCTATCTGATCAAGAGCCTGTCGCTCGCCGCTGTCTCGGTCGTGATCTCTAGTACGGCGTTCGCCGATGGCGGTCAAGGCATCGGCCGTGCAGGCACGTATCTGACGCCGACTCAAACCACGTCGAGCGCGAGCGAAGCGCCGAAGACGCGTGCGCAAGTGCGTGCGGAATTGGCCGCCGCCTATTCCAACGGCTCGCTGCCGGCTCTGAATCGCAATACGTATCCTTCGCGCAGCATGTGGGGCGACGCGGTGGCCGCGCAGGCCGAAGCGCACAATCGCGCGATCGTGGAGTATGCGAACGGTTCGCCGGCGCAGAACAACGTCGCCGCACGTTGA